Proteins found in one Plasmodium sp. gorilla clade G2 genome assembly, chromosome: 14 genomic segment:
- a CDS encoding cytochrome c oxidase assembly protein, putative, which yields MGFNKIFHNIFVGNILKNGYKKRLMNIDKRRFNTFNKLSRSEESYVIKKAEKYMNYVKDGYELKVGIWLSTCSLLILGMISIGGYTRLTESGLSITHWKFRGIKYPRNEEEWIKEFDKYKNTPEYKEVHYNMTLEEYKKIFFNEWLHRTFGRAIGLFFLSGASFFLYKNALKKNMIKKLSFIFLLGGFQGLVGWWMVKSGFDKPTTENKTPRVSPYRLCFHLFCASAMYSYIFLNSLTLIELGKMRKNFAKSQLPTWPEFLRNELIHEMYEKRNITKHMKLGIFAFTLLVLSNIMYGGFVAGNDAGYAYNTWPKMIDKYVPDDVMNFIKSKKKKYTQLFENTAIVQFNHRMLGYLIVLNSFLLYYYSKSLALSKKTKKLFSLLPLLTTTQMITGIHILIHHVPIQIALVHQFGGFCILTTLLHLIKRTFK from the coding sequence ATGGGATTTAATAagatttttcataatatatttgtaggtaatatattaaagaatgGTTATAAGAAAAGGTTAATGAATATAGATAAAAGAAGGTTCAATACCTTTAACAAATTAAGTAGATCGGAAGAATCTTATGTTATAAAGAAGgcagaaaaatatatgaattatgtTAAAGATGGATATGAATTAAAGGTTGGTATATGGTTAAGTACATGTagtttattaatattaggAATGATAAGTATAGGTGGATATACAAGATTAACAGAGAGTGGTTTATCAATAACTCATTGGAAATTTCGTGGTATAAAATACCCTagaaatgaagaagaatGGATTAAAGaatttgataaatataaaaatacaccTGAATATAAGGAGGTACATTATAATATGACATTAGaagaatataagaaaatattttttaatgagTGGTTACATAGAACATTTGGACGTGCTAttggtttattttttttaagtggtgcaagtttttttttatataaaaatgctttaaaaaaaaatatgataaaaaagttatcatttatatttctattagGTGGATTTCAAGGTCTAGTAGGTTGGTGGATGGTAAAAAGTGGATTTGATAAACCTACAACTGAAAATAAAACACCAAGAGTATCTCCATATAGATTATGTTTTCATCTTTTTTGTGCATCAGCAATGtatagttatatatttcttaattcTTTAACATTAATAGAACTTggaaaaatgagaaaaaatttTGCAAAAAGTCAATTACCTACATGGCCAGAATTTTTAAGAAATGAATTAATACATGAAAtgtatgaaaaaagaaatataacaaaacatATGAAATTAGGAATATTTGCTTTTACACTTTTGGTTTTATCTAATATTATGTATGGTGGATTTGTTGCTGGTAATGATGCAGGATATGCATATAATACATGGCCAAAAATGATAGATAAATATGTTCCTGATGATGTTatgaattttattaaaagtaaaaagaaaaaatatactcAATTATTTGAAAATACTGCAATAGTACAATTTAATCATCGAATGCTTGGATATTTAATTGTTTTAAACAgtttcttattatattactATTCAAAATCTTTAGCATTAAGtaaaaagacaaaaaaacTCTTTTCATTATTACCACTTTTAACAACCACTCAAATGATAACAGGTATACATATCTTGATTCATCATGTACCTATACAAATAGCTCTTGTCCATCAATTTGGAGGTTTCTGTATTTTAACAACCCTCTTACATTTGATAAAAAGGACATTCAAATAA
- a CDS encoding mitochondrial acidic protein MAM33, putative codes for MNSLLRNTLNSSKGKIFTKYLNNSFNKVANLNSRKVSNFTKYGKCVQKIDKNFNTINKRSFSSSEAQKLSEVVKAEVQHEKSNYEAPDNIKKFLQTSGWKFEEQEGDVNMVLTKNVDGMKIIIDFQLVSPFQAEGENEAQAEMTDFSVTVEKPNQNGGITFYCTTLQNDEKFRYMIGNVKYYKNEEGKNSVSAYNGPEFEDLDDSLQTSLDEWLANLGVDSELCDFIDSCSIDKEQREYMSWLQNISNFIES; via the coding sequence aTGAATTCTCTTTTAAGAAACACTTTAAATTCTTCTAAAGGTAAAATCTTTACCAAGTATTTGAACAATTCCTTTAATAAGGTAGCTAATTTAAATAGTAGAAAAGTTTCTAACTTTACAAAGTATGGAAAATGTGTACAGAAAATTGACAAAAATTTCAACACAATAAACAAGAGGAGCTTTTCTTCAAGTGAAGCTCAAAAATTATCGGAAGTTGTAAAAGCAGAAGTACAACATGAAAAGTCCAATTATGAAGCTCcagataatataaagaagTTTCTACAAACTTCAGGATGGAAATTTGAAGAACAAGAAGGAGATGTAAATATGGTATTAACCAAAAATGTTGATGgaatgaaaattattatcgACTTTCAACTTGTTTCTCCATTTCAAGCAGAAGGAGAAAATGAAGCTCAAGCAGAAATGACAGATTTTTCTGTAACTGTTGAAAAACCAAACCAAAACGGAGGTATAACTTTTTATTGTACAACTTtacaaaatgatgaaaaatttAGATATATGATAGGAAATGTAAAATACTATAAGAATGAAGAAGGAAAAAATTCCGTATCAGCTTATAATGGACCTGAATTTGAGGACTTAGATGATTCTCTACAAACATCTCTTGATGAATGGTTAGCTAATTTAGGAGTTGATTCAGAATTATGTGATTTCATTGATTCATGCAGTATTGATAAGGAACAAAGAGAATATATGTCATGGTTAcaaaatatttcaaatttTATTGAATcttaa
- a CDS encoding mitochondrial import inner membrane translocase subunit TIM17, putative, whose translation MLQERDLAREPCPDRIIEDMGGAFGMGCIGGYIWHFLKGARNSPKGDVLSGALYSSRMRAPILGGNFAVWGGTFSCFDCAFQYMRKKEDHWNAIGSGFCTGGVLAMRGGWRSASRNAIVGGVLLAIIEIVSIVLTRKTTPTPRQQFQQQMELEKRMATKNNR comes from the coding sequence atgttacaAGAAAGAGATTTAGCAAGAGAACCATGTCCCGATAGAATAATTGAAGACATGGGTGGAGCATTTGGTATGGGTTGTATAGGTGGATATATTTGgcattttttaaaaggtgCAAGAAATAGTCCTAAGGGTGATGTATTAAGTGGTGCCTTATATAGTAGTCGTATGAGAGCTCCTATATTAGGTGGTAATTTTGCTGTATGGGGTGGAACATTTAGTTGTTTTGATTGTGCTTTTCAatatatgagaaaaaaagaagatcATTGGAATGCTATAGGAAGTGGATTTTGTACAGGAGGTGTTTTAGCTATGAGAGGAGGATGGAGATCAGCTTCAAGAAATGCTATTGTAGGTGGTGTATTATTAGCTATAATAGAAATCGTTTCGATTGTTCTAACACGTAAAACTACTCCAACACCTAGACAACAATTTCAACAACAAATGGAATTAGAAAAAAGAATGgcaacaaaaaataatagataa
- a CDS encoding ribonuclease H2 subunit B, putative → MNDDKNVFLFHLFCSSISEKDEKDDGKVSIKNYFFIKLPSISEPSKSVLYHYNEETNELFLLERNYYNPKIETIRYESEKINKNYISLFVNNYTIENDCGYYCYPIDALFVFISIIYNNYTHNTYTTLEDYLIFIIKDNIKLRKDVTKNLLLILKNNVNNIKDRLKYVCDELHENNIYYYKPNINKVRKFYNLKCIILFNYIIENKIVFPDYSQCIEQELLDKYKSYQNNNVNDNDISSTNPIYTLMKQNKQQIDKYNEYKKYVDNYLIEFNKKHYKFNAHNLRTFVWQIIKGFICISLCEQITPQDISDKLKKMKEEETNKKIIQQNETFAKGKKHPLQQPPRNQLMIDSFFKKKVKLK, encoded by the coding sequence atgaatgatgataaaaatgtgtttttatttcatctGTTTTGCTCAAGTATAAGtgaaaaagatgaaaaagatGATGGAAAGGTtagtattaaaaattatttctttataaaattaCCAAGTATATCTGAACCTTCAAAAAGTGTactttatcattataatgaGGAAActaatgaattatttttattagaaagaaattattataatcccAAAATCGAAACAATACGTTATGAAagtgaaaaaattaataaaaattatatatcattatttgttAATAATTATACTATAGAAAATGATTGTGGATATTATTGTTATCCAATAGATGccttatttgtatttatatcaattatatataataattatacacATAATACTTATACAACTTTAGaagattatttaatatttattataaaggataatataaaattgagAAAAGATGTAACAAAAAATttgttattaattttaaaaaataatgtaaataatataaaggatAGATTGAAATATGTATGTGATGAATtacatgaaaataatatatattattacaaaccTAACATTAACAAAGTTcgtaaattttataatttaaagtGTATTATCTTattcaattatataatagaaaataaaattgtatTCCCAGATTATTCTCAATGTATAGAACAAGAACTATTAgacaaatataaatcatatcaaaataataatgttaatgataatgatatttCTAGTACAAATCCTATCTATACATTAATGAAACAAAATAAACAACaaatagataaatataatgaatacaaaaaatatgtagataattatttaatagaatttaataagaaacattataaatttaatgcACATAATTTAAGAACATTCGTTTGGCAAATTATCAAAGGATTTATATGCATATCCCTTTGCGAACAAATCACTCCTCAGGATATAtctgataaattaaaaaaaatgaaagaagaagaaactaataaaaaaataatacaacaaAATGAAACATTTGCAAAAGGTAAAAAACATCCTTTGCAACAACCCCCAAGAAATCAACTCATGATAGattccttttttaaaaaaaaagtcaaGCTGAAATGA